Proteins encoded in a region of the Bacteroidota bacterium genome:
- a CDS encoding RNA polymerase sigma-70 factor, which yields MVEEGQLLKELKVGNKKAFSYLFQKYYKDMVLFGGNYLRDKSRCEDIVQSIFLKLWGDRENLIIETSLKSFLLKSVKNGCLDELRHTEIVHKHESYVEIFGDMNGIETSHYILYSELKVHLNEALDKMPDLYRKVFEMNRLEGLKYRQIAQKLEVSERTVEVRVGKALGLLREYLSDFLVTLLLLIFFYN from the coding sequence ATGGTAGAGGAGGGGCAATTATTAAAGGAACTTAAAGTCGGCAATAAAAAGGCATTCTCTTATTTATTCCAGAAATATTACAAAGATATGGTATTGTTCGGTGGGAATTATCTTCGAGATAAATCCCGTTGCGAGGATATTGTACAATCTATATTTTTGAAATTGTGGGGTGACAGGGAAAACCTGATAATAGAAACTTCATTGAAATCATTCTTGCTCAAATCTGTTAAGAATGGCTGTCTGGATGAATTGCGTCACACAGAAATTGTGCACAAACATGAATCTTATGTGGAAATATTTGGCGATATGAATGGAATTGAAACAAGCCATTATATCCTCTATTCTGAACTTAAAGTTCATTTGAATGAGGCATTAGACAAAATGCCGGATTTATATAGGAAAGTATTTGAAATGAACCGCTTGGAAGGTTTAAAATACAGACAAATAGCTCAAAAACTGGAAGTTTCAGAACGCACGGTTGAAGTACGTGTCGGAAAGGCTCTCGGTTTACTTCGTGAATATTTGAGCGATTTTCTGGTTACTTTATTATTACTTATATTTTTTTATAATTAA
- a CDS encoding FecR domain-containing protein → MQDKLEIEELIVKSFSQSLNPEEKIYLDSWLNESKENKIHFAQLGNIWQVAHPAFNPDEIDAGKAEAKVRRKILLQNWTQNSVAVWWQRAAAVLILPLIIFMGYLFFNRNQLKKVTAYQEVTSPFGISSKIELSDGSTVWLNSGSKLKFPVTFEAKERKVFLSGEAYFKVHSDKSHPFIVKTCNMQIRATGTQFNVEAYPSGAYTAVTLMEGKVDVNMNENQKEQLHPDQRIVLNSKTKKYSLVKTDAKDWGMWKDGVLVFRDEPLDEVFQRIGRNFNINIELKDSVLGKQIYRATFEGESLEEILRLLKMTAPIEYKRFGRNKLPDNKFTKERIEVFRAQ, encoded by the coding sequence ATGCAAGATAAGCTCGAAATAGAAGAATTGATTGTTAAATCATTTTCGCAGAGTCTTAACCCTGAGGAAAAGATTTACCTGGATTCTTGGTTAAATGAGAGTAAGGAAAATAAGATCCATTTTGCACAACTTGGGAATATTTGGCAAGTTGCTCATCCTGCATTCAATCCCGATGAAATTGATGCAGGAAAAGCAGAAGCCAAAGTGAGGAGAAAAATATTGTTACAAAATTGGACCCAAAATTCCGTTGCCGTTTGGTGGCAACGGGCAGCAGCGGTATTGATTTTGCCCCTCATTATCTTCATGGGCTATTTATTTTTTAATAGAAACCAACTTAAAAAAGTTACGGCCTATCAGGAAGTTACTTCTCCTTTTGGGATCAGTTCAAAAATTGAATTATCAGATGGTTCCACGGTATGGTTGAACTCTGGGAGTAAACTTAAGTTTCCGGTGACTTTTGAGGCAAAAGAGCGTAAGGTATTTTTGTCTGGTGAAGCATATTTTAAAGTACATTCCGACAAATCGCATCCTTTTATTGTGAAAACCTGTAATATGCAAATCAGGGCGACCGGAACCCAATTTAATGTTGAAGCGTATCCTTCCGGAGCATATACTGCTGTCACCCTGATGGAGGGGAAAGTTGATGTGAATATGAATGAAAACCAAAAGGAGCAGCTTCATCCAGATCAACGAATAGTATTAAATTCCAAAACAAAAAAATATTCTTTGGTTAAAACCGATGCAAAAGACTGGGGAATGTGGAAAGACGGTGTCCTGGTATTCAGGGATGAACCCTTAGATGAAGTGTTTCAACGTATAGGACGTAATTTTAATATTAATATTGAATTAAAAGATTCTGTTCTTGGAAAACAAATATATAGGGCTACTTTTGAAGGGGAATCTCTGGAAGAAATTTTACGATTATTAAAGATGACAGCTCCTATAGAATATAAAAGATTTGGAAGGAATAAACTGCCTGATAATAAATTCACTAAAGAGAGAATTGAAGTGTTTAGGGCTCAATAA